The proteins below are encoded in one region of Leptospira johnsonii:
- a CDS encoding DUF2225 domain-containing protein: MTATALAQGKKISFRNKEDTVCPICSEVHQRESMFQGGGRLIAGKLTQELRRLYEKNKKFGRVSPNDYVLNVCPRCLYTAFPKDWSSLDADELAKLRESAEVRRKNIESIMGPTDFYQERNLILGAASYLLAIECYQSRKVTVAPTPKKAVCAVRGAWYYDDVNTEFPGMGYDKIRDLLYQKAAGWYTDTMEIMQSGSEPVDAASYLLGPDTDKNWGFDGVIYLSAYLTMKFKEELASDAASKLNLLIRAKRTLSRLYGSGKASKSKPSVIIDMAKELYDEYNKIIEEMGGEK, translated from the coding sequence ATGACAGCAACTGCATTAGCCCAAGGCAAAAAAATCTCTTTTCGGAACAAGGAAGATACGGTCTGCCCTATCTGTAGCGAGGTCCACCAAAGGGAAAGCATGTTCCAAGGTGGGGGAAGGCTAATCGCAGGCAAGCTCACCCAGGAATTACGTCGCTTATACGAAAAAAACAAAAAATTCGGTAGGGTTTCCCCGAACGATTACGTTTTAAACGTTTGTCCTCGTTGTCTTTATACTGCATTTCCCAAGGACTGGTCCAGCCTGGATGCGGATGAGCTCGCTAAACTGAGAGAATCCGCTGAGGTAAGACGCAAAAATATTGAGTCCATCATGGGACCTACTGATTTTTACCAAGAAAGAAATTTGATCTTAGGTGCCGCATCTTATCTTTTAGCGATAGAATGTTACCAGTCCAGAAAAGTCACAGTAGCTCCTACGCCTAAAAAAGCGGTCTGCGCAGTTAGAGGCGCCTGGTATTACGACGATGTAAACACCGAGTTTCCAGGCATGGGTTACGATAAGATCCGGGACCTTCTCTACCAAAAAGCCGCAGGCTGGTACACAGATACAATGGAGATCATGCAGTCAGGTTCCGAACCAGTGGATGCTGCCTCCTATCTACTCGGACCAGATACGGACAAAAACTGGGGATTTGACGGAGTCATTTATCTTTCCGCTTATCTCACTATGAAGTTCAAGGAAGAGCTAGCATCCGATGCTGCTTCTAAACTGAACCTTCTTATCCGTGCGAAAAGAACTCTTTCCAGATTGTACGGTTCGGGTAAGGCGTCCAAGTCCAAACCTTCCGTCATCATCGATATGGCCAAGGAACTCTATGACGAATACAATAAGATCATAGAGGAAATGGGCGGAGAAAAATAA